From Spirosoma aerolatum, one genomic window encodes:
- a CDS encoding Hsp20/alpha crystallin family protein: MKAIENVFQGTGGQIDLLNTLYGGSSQTTMNVEREDERLIITLSAPGVKANSFNVLVEGSKLVLYTLLVGTSEHQEDGISQRLAVPMFLRVLDIPSFVDADHIEAIHEQGRVMVMLPFKDEEQMHRRIDIKNLF, encoded by the coding sequence ATGAAAGCGATAGAAAACGTGTTTCAGGGAACAGGCGGGCAGATCGACTTGCTGAATACCCTTTATGGTGGATCTAGTCAGACCACTATGAATGTAGAGCGGGAAGATGAACGCTTAATTATCACCCTGTCAGCTCCTGGTGTCAAGGCCAACTCGTTTAATGTGCTGGTTGAGGGCAGTAAACTCGTTCTCTATACCTTACTGGTTGGCACAAGTGAGCATCAGGAAGATGGTATCAGCCAGCGATTGGCCGTACCAATGTTCCTTCGGGTTTTGGATATTCCGTCCTTTGTTGACGCTGATCATATCGAAGCCATTCATGAACAGGGTCGGGTAATGGTCATGTTGCCTTTCAAAGATGAAGAGCAGATGCACCGTCGAATCGATATAAAAAACTTATTTTAA
- the hemC gene encoding hydroxymethylbilane synthase — protein MHIRIGTRSSRLAVWQAEHIQTLLQQGGLSSELVLIETKGDLVLDRSLAKIGSKGVFTQELEDQLRDGSIDIAVHSAKDLPSSLPADLTIIAFTEREQANDVLVSRNKSLSLSSGQPFRIGTSSTRRVALLKHYCPHLTTVEMRGNLQTRIRKLDEGQCDALLLAYAGVHRMGYDDLIAEQLPITEFIPAVGQGTIAIEAATALDPLVSEAITQRIDHAPTAACLRAERAFLARLEGGCSIPSFALAHWTSDQTISLTGGLVSLDGSQLLRETFTSSPVEASALGHSLAEAILERGGDVILQQIRQQL, from the coding sequence ATGCATATTCGAATAGGAACCCGAAGTAGTCGCCTGGCCGTTTGGCAGGCGGAGCATATTCAAACACTGCTTCAACAGGGAGGCTTATCCTCCGAACTGGTATTGATTGAGACCAAAGGGGATCTGGTACTCGACCGATCGCTCGCCAAAATTGGCAGTAAAGGCGTCTTTACGCAGGAACTGGAAGACCAACTTCGTGATGGTAGTATCGATATTGCTGTTCATAGTGCCAAAGATTTACCCTCTAGTTTACCGGCCGATCTGACCATTATTGCCTTCACCGAACGCGAACAGGCGAATGATGTACTCGTCAGCCGAAATAAATCGCTGTCACTTAGTAGCGGACAGCCCTTCCGCATCGGTACATCATCCACGCGCCGGGTGGCCCTGCTTAAACACTATTGCCCACACCTAACTACGGTTGAAATGCGGGGCAATCTGCAAACGCGTATCCGTAAGCTCGACGAAGGGCAATGCGATGCGCTGCTGCTGGCGTATGCGGGTGTACACCGGATGGGATACGACGATCTGATTGCCGAACAGTTGCCCATTACCGAATTTATACCCGCCGTAGGCCAGGGAACCATTGCGATCGAAGCCGCCACAGCGTTAGACCCATTGGTAAGTGAAGCCATTACGCAGCGTATCGATCATGCCCCAACGGCGGCCTGTTTACGGGCCGAACGTGCTTTTCTGGCCCGGCTGGAAGGAGGCTGTAGTATTCCATCCTTTGCGCTGGCGCACTGGACATCCGACCAGACCATCAGCCTTACAGGCGGACTTGTCAGCCTGGACGGGAGCCAGTTACTCCGCGAAACCTTTACAAGCTCTCCAGTCGAAGCGTCAGCGTTAGGCCATTCGTTGGCCGAAGCTATTCTGGAACGAGGGGGCGATGTAATTTTACAGCAAATCCGCCAACAATTATGA
- a CDS encoding GNAT family N-acetyltransferase, which translates to MTIKIATTDAEIERCIPAMLALRSHLTPAEAFDRIRSQQQTDGFVLAYIDTGNPDEPIPAVTGYRYLNFLYSGKTLYIDDLSTLPEARGKGYAGALVDFIIDQAQQAGCQCVSLDSGQNPARYDAHRLYLNKRFNIVSHHFKLDL; encoded by the coding sequence ATGACGATTAAGATTGCCACTACCGACGCCGAAATTGAACGGTGTATTCCTGCTATGCTGGCTCTGCGTTCGCACCTGACCCCAGCCGAGGCTTTCGACCGGATTCGTTCCCAGCAACAAACGGATGGCTTCGTACTGGCCTATATCGATACCGGAAACCCTGATGAGCCCATCCCGGCCGTTACGGGCTATCGTTACCTGAATTTTTTGTACAGTGGCAAAACGCTCTATATCGACGATCTGTCCACCCTACCTGAAGCGCGTGGAAAAGGTTACGCTGGTGCTCTCGTCGATTTCATTATCGATCAGGCCCAGCAGGCGGGTTGCCAATGCGTTTCGCTCGATTCGGGGCAAAACCCGGCTCGGTACGATGCCCATCGGCTCTACCTGAACAAACGGTTCAATATAGTCAGTCACCATTTCAAACTGGACCTTTAG